The Pseudomonas sp. R4-35-07 genome contains a region encoding:
- a CDS encoding tetratricopeptide repeat protein: protein MKALIAALSLLLLGGCATNGQTPWGALTAPGSCPKPGAEHELSLSLADEMANDGKLHASLANLQSLPASLPQVRLRQAKAYRLLGRSEAEPLYRSLLGTCMAAEGEHGLGQLASAKGDNAQAMAHLQRAARLAPTDEKIRNDLGVVYLNQLRLDDARFEFMTAMELKQSDPLAAINLVTLLIYQDNWKQAAQVVSQMGLGPEQVTEAQARAEKLKASSATAAKAKDQIARVSDANSNPRN from the coding sequence ATGAAAGCCTTGATAGCTGCTTTGAGCCTGTTGCTGCTGGGAGGGTGCGCCACCAATGGCCAAACCCCATGGGGCGCCCTGACGGCCCCCGGCAGTTGCCCCAAGCCTGGCGCCGAACACGAGTTGTCGTTGAGCCTGGCCGATGAAATGGCCAACGACGGCAAACTGCACGCCAGCCTGGCCAACCTGCAGAGTTTGCCGGCCAGTCTGCCCCAGGTGCGTCTGCGCCAGGCCAAGGCTTATCGTTTGCTCGGGCGCAGCGAGGCAGAGCCGCTGTACCGCAGCCTGCTCGGCACCTGCATGGCCGCCGAAGGCGAACACGGCCTGGGGCAACTGGCCTCGGCCAAAGGCGACAACGCCCAGGCCATGGCCCACTTGCAGCGCGCGGCGCGGCTGGCGCCCACCGACGAGAAAATCCGCAATGACCTGGGCGTGGTGTACCTCAACCAACTGCGCCTGGACGACGCGCGGTTTGAATTCATGACCGCCATGGAACTCAAGCAAAGCGACCCACTGGCAGCGATCAACCTGGTGACGCTGCTGATCTATCAAGACAACTGGAAGCAGGCCGCGCAGGTGGTCAGCCAGATGGGCCTGGGGCCCGAACAAGTCACCGAAGCCCAGGCCCGCGCCGAAAAACTCAAGGCTTCAAGCGCGACCGCCGCCAAGGCCAAGGACCAGATCGCCAGAGTCAGCGACGCCAACAGCAACCCGAGGAATTGA
- a CDS encoding type II secretion system F family protein: MAISLLISAVLLLAALALLLANLVKHRRGQRLVAQRLQGQLGREHRLGAMMRQLGNSPLAQRSVSLDNETQTLLNRIGWRTASQRSMFAAFQIGTPVLLLVVALIAQPLLFPESGSPWLLPLIALGVGYLLPKRILASVAKARQLRISQEVSTFIPLLRILFESGMAVEQALRVLSIEAQHLLPTLTHELRLILNRVDSGLELSEELGTTARLLAVDEFTDTCIILQQLIQQGGGAMKSLLALKQLLDDRRLTRIQEFVSKMSAKMSVVMMVFLFPALLIVLGGPAFIGITRALSNL, translated from the coding sequence ATGGCTATTTCGCTGCTGATCAGCGCCGTGTTGTTGCTGGCCGCCCTGGCGCTGCTCCTGGCCAACCTGGTCAAACATCGGCGTGGTCAGCGCCTGGTTGCCCAACGCCTGCAGGGCCAGTTGGGCCGCGAACACCGCCTCGGGGCGATGATGCGCCAGTTGGGCAACAGCCCCCTCGCGCAACGTTCGGTCAGCCTCGACAACGAAACCCAGACGCTGCTCAACCGCATAGGTTGGCGCACCGCCAGCCAGCGCTCGATGTTCGCCGCCTTCCAGATCGGCACGCCGGTGCTGCTGTTGGTCGTGGCCCTGATCGCTCAGCCGTTGCTGTTTCCTGAAAGTGGCTCGCCGTGGCTGCTGCCCCTGATCGCGCTGGGCGTCGGCTACCTCTTGCCCAAGCGCATCCTGGCCAGCGTGGCCAAGGCGCGTCAGCTGCGGATCTCCCAGGAAGTCTCGACCTTTATTCCGTTACTGCGGATCCTGTTCGAATCGGGCATGGCGGTCGAACAGGCGTTGCGCGTGTTGAGCATTGAAGCGCAACACCTGCTGCCGACCCTGACCCATGAGCTGCGGCTGATCCTGAACCGGGTCGACTCCGGCCTGGAACTCAGTGAGGAACTGGGCACGACCGCCAGGCTGCTGGCCGTGGATGAGTTCACCGACACCTGCATCATCCTTCAGCAACTGATCCAGCAGGGCGGCGGCGCGATGAAGTCATTGCTGGCGCTCAAGCAATTGCTCGACGACCGACGCCTGACACGCATCCAGGAATTCGTGTCGAAGATGTCGGCGAAAATGTCGGTGGTGATGATGGTGTTTTTGTTTCCCGCCTTGCTGATCGTGCTCGGGGGGCCGGCCTTCATCGGTATCACCCGGGCGTTGAGTAACCTATGA
- a CDS encoding type II secretion system F family protein — MTGAILLLICLILIGLSIRSFQHGLRRAQTERVLGRLAEGQPQLAEENDSWNRVERMFLRAGLGKPSESLGLWLTVWGLGAVLGLIVVSWVGLLVMLVLPPVLLRLYIAWRYQRRITRMIEQLPQLLDHTVRSLKAGRTLADAVLGGIDVAEDPLKNAMGRIQRNVQLGVSLPESAHDFAEFYERDELRLFALGLKVNHRYGGNASELLENLIKMIREREQAARQLRALTGETRVTAYVLTALPISMVGYFLAVNPAYLMTMWNDGTGRMLLFVALGMQVLGCFALWRMLRSV; from the coding sequence ATGACCGGGGCCATCCTGCTACTCATCTGCCTGATCCTGATCGGCCTGTCGATCCGCTCGTTCCAGCATGGCTTGCGCCGTGCCCAGACCGAACGCGTGCTGGGCCGCCTCGCCGAAGGCCAGCCGCAGCTCGCCGAAGAAAACGATTCGTGGAATCGCGTGGAACGCATGTTCCTGCGCGCAGGCCTGGGCAAACCCAGCGAAAGCCTGGGGCTGTGGCTGACGGTGTGGGGCCTGGGCGCGGTGCTCGGGTTGATCGTCGTCAGCTGGGTCGGCCTGCTGGTGATGCTGGTGCTGCCGCCGGTGCTGTTGCGCTTGTACATCGCCTGGCGTTATCAACGCCGCATCACGCGCATGATCGAACAGCTGCCGCAATTGCTCGACCACACCGTGCGCAGCCTAAAGGCCGGGCGCACCCTGGCCGATGCGGTGCTGGGCGGGATCGACGTGGCCGAAGACCCGCTGAAAAACGCCATGGGCCGAATCCAGCGCAACGTGCAACTGGGAGTCAGCCTGCCGGAGTCCGCCCACGACTTCGCCGAATTCTATGAGCGCGACGAGTTGCGCTTGTTCGCCCTGGGCTTGAAGGTCAACCACCGCTATGGCGGCAATGCCAGCGAGCTGTTGGAAAACCTGATCAAGATGATCCGCGAGCGCGAGCAAGCCGCGCGCCAGTTACGCGCTCTGACCGGCGAAACCCGGGTGACCGCCTACGTGCTCACCGCGCTGCCCATTTCCATGGTGGGCTACTTCCTGGCGGTCAACCCCGCCTACCTGATGACCATGTGGAACGACGGCACTGGCCGCATGCTGTTATTCGTGGCCCTGGGTATGCAGGTGCTCGGCTGCTTCGCCCTGTGGCGCATGTTGCGGAGCGTATGA